From one Mytilus trossulus isolate FHL-02 chromosome 10, PNRI_Mtr1.1.1.hap1, whole genome shotgun sequence genomic stretch:
- the LOC134686212 gene encoding uncharacterized protein LOC134686212: protein MFFIQFICISISIIGILAISLGSESESLLTCSKFHFEEKVLEKMIRLENKMEVYSEKIKLWEESVSSKLEHKMEVYAEKVKLWEESVSSSLNKVTEAMKQTETFVDSMRGAHLLDQTRFNDSFLEVKKQTKAYVESMRDAQLQDQTRFNDSFLEVKKQSEAFVDSMRNAHLLDQTRFNDSFIDVKKKAEIFIESMRNAQLQDQTRFNDSLLETIDRFKSQSKNETEYNKRQMNSLLDSFSSKIQELNEAERTRENTTKLSLLQEQNRFNKSFDKIAEDFQVRFNKLLQDIALKQQKVALTACATGSTVPGGAVVQFPNIKTNIGITDLSAYKSTGKFVCTVAGLYHVSAVMMTKTDGQRYYIYKNSDRMITTLYGKVHSYETKTSVFVTMLDVGDEITVRTSGSQYIYQFSCFTIVKLN, encoded by the exons atgtttttcattcaatttatttGCATAAGCATTTCAATAATAGGAATTTTAGCCATATCCCTTGGTTCAGAGTCCGAATCCTTATTAACctgttcaaaatttcattttgaagaAAAGGTCTTGGAAAAGATGATTCGCTTGGAAAATAAAATGGAAGTCTATTCGGAAAAGATTAAACTCTGGGAAGAGTCTGTTTCTTCCAAATTGGAACATAAAATGGAAGTATATGCAGAAAAGGTAAAGCTATGGGAAGAGTCTGTTTCGTCTAGTTTGAATAAAGTTACTGAAGCAATGAAACAAACAGAGACATTCGTTGATTCAATGCGAGGCGCACATCTATTGGACCAAACACGGTTTAATGATTCTTTCCTTGAAGtgaagaaacaaacaaaagcaTATGTTGAATCAATGCGAGACGCACAACTACAGGACCAAACACGGTTTAATGATTCTTTCCTTGAAGTGAAGAAACAATCAGAAGCATTTGTTGATTCAATGCGAAACGCACATCTACTGGACCAAACACGATTTAATGATTCATTCATTGATGTTAAGAAAAAAGcagaaatatttattgaatcaATGCGTAATGCACAGCTACAGGACCAAACACGGTTTAATGATTCTTTACTTGAAACTATAGATCGTTTTAAATCGCAGTCAAAAAATGAAACTGAGTACAACAAAAGACAGATGAATTCATTGTTGGATtccttttcttcaaaaattcAAGAATTAAATGAAGCTGAACGTACAAGGGAAAACACAACAAAGTTATCACTTCTTCAAGAACAGAATAGATTTAATAAATCGTTCGATAAGATTGCAGAAGACTTCCAGGTTCGCTTCAACAAGCTTTTGCAAGACATTGCTTTAAAACAGCAGAAAG TTGCTCTGACCGCCTGTGCCACAGGTTCTACAGTGCCAGGTGGAGCAGTTGTACAATTTCCGAATATCAAAACCAACATTGGGATAACCGACTTATCTGCTTATAAATCAACTGGAAAATTCGTGTGTACTGTTGCTGGATTGTACCATGTTTCGGCCGTTATGATGACAAAAACTGATGGACAACGTtactatatttataaaaacagtGACAGGATGATAACAACACTTTACGGTAAAGTTCACTCTTATGAAACTAAAACCAGTGTTTTTGTCACGATGTTGGATGTCGGTGATGAAATAACAGTAAGGACTAGTGGTTCTCagtatatatatcaattttcatgtttCACAATtgttaaactaaactaa